A genomic window from Polaribacter gangjinensis includes:
- a CDS encoding RNA polymerase sigma factor — MSKEEQLLAKLRNPALKDSAFNELLDTYQERLYWHIRKIVITHENADDVLQNTFIRVYKSIQNFEGKSSLHTWMFRIAYNESLRFLEKNNKKGYEILDDFSPKSTSSVAEDAFFHPDEIQQKLHQIIDGFTEKQKRVFQMKYFDDLSFKEISEIINVSESTLKSAYYTAVKVIEEKIFL; from the coding sequence TTGAGTAAAGAAGAGCAGCTATTGGCAAAACTTCGAAATCCGGCATTGAAAGACAGTGCTTTTAATGAATTGCTTGATACCTATCAAGAACGATTGTATTGGCATATCAGAAAAATTGTGATTACTCATGAAAATGCAGATGATGTGTTACAAAATACTTTTATCAGAGTGTATAAAAGTATTCAAAATTTTGAAGGAAAAAGTAGTTTGCATACGTGGATGTTTCGAATTGCGTATAATGAATCGCTTCGTTTTTTAGAGAAAAATAACAAAAAAGGGTATGAAATTTTAGATGATTTTTCTCCTAAGAGCACATCATCTGTTGCTGAAGATGCATTTTTTCATCCCGATGAAATTCAGCAAAAATTGCATCAAATTATTGATGGATTTACCGAAAAACAAAAGCGAGTTTTTCAAATGAAATATTTTGATGATTTGAGTTTTAAAGAGATTTCAGAAATCATTAATGTATCTGAAAGTACTTTAAAATCAGCTTATTATACTG